The DNA window ACCATACCGATGCTCAAAAGGCATACAAACAGGTAGGGAAAATATCTCATATGAAGATGGGGATTGTGGAAACACAAGATATAGAAGATTTGAACAATTGTACTTGTCCGAAAGTGTTACTTTTTGAATAACCTTATGTGAATTAACAGTTTATTATGTTTGTGTGAATTTTTTGCATCATAATTTGGGGAGAATAATGAAAAACGCCATGACAACCCTTTTGCGAGCTATTGCCTGTCTGCTGCTGGTTTGCAGCCTACAGCGTTTTACCACCGTCCGCCATTTTCGGGTAACCGTTACCGTACCTCCCGGCACAGATTTTAAACAGCTGATTATTAGTTATCATAACGGTACTGAAACCGTCAAGGTGAAGCCCCGCCCCGAAGACAAAGTGATCATGCTGGAAGGGAGTTATAATGCGCGCTATGCCACCATTAATATCTTCTATGAGCAGCCCGGATTGGATACGATGCCTGGCGGCCGTTTTTGGGTAACAGAACAACCCGCTGCCATTCATTTTGATAACGGGTGGCAACATCCGGTTTTGACAAATGCGAAAAATATCGACAACGAAGGTGGCAACAATTATAAAAAGTGGATGGCACCGGTTATCCGGGAAAAAGATGCATACTGGGAAGCACATTCGGAAGCTATCATGGATATTAACAGCCCTGAACGTAAGGTTTTTTTTGAGAAGAAAAGGGCGGTGGAAGATAAACAGCTGGCCTTTGTAAAACAGTATAGGAGCACTTATTATGCTTTATGGCTGTTTCGTGAAGAACTGATGATAATGGGGAGTGTGGTACCATACGGATATCAGGGTACGACCGTGCCGCAGCTACGGGCTTTCCTGCAGGCTAATTTCCCTGAAAAGCCTGAAGATGCTTTTGAAAGGGCAACCATCCTGAAATGGCTGGCAGCCAGGGAAGTTAGAACAGGTGCGATGGCAAAAGATTTTACTACCCTTGATATTTACGGTAACAAAGTTACCCTGAAGGATTGCCGCGGGAAGTATGTACTGCTGAATTTCTGGGCATCGTGGTGTAAGCCCTGTGTAGCAGAGCTGCCGGCCATCAAAAAAATACACAGCAGCTATAGTGCAGATCATCTTGTCGTGATCGGTATTTCGGAGGATAAAGATTCCAGTGCTTTTCTGAAGGCAGTGGACCGGTACGGCATCAGCTGGACCAAAATATTCAACAAACCGGATATCAGCCGGGAATATGCAATACCAGGCCTCCCTTGTCTGTTTCTGATTGATCCTGACGGAAAAATTATCTACGACCGCGACGAGGAAACACCCGCACAAACCGATAGCCTGATCCTGTTGCAACAAACACTACAAAAACTGGCGGCAGATCAATGGAAACAGAAAAGCCTATAAATTGGCTTTTCCCCATTCCAGAATAGCCGCGGTAATACTCAGCATGCTGTCACCCTTTGGTGTGAGCGCATATTCCACCCGGGGTGGCATTTCTGCATACACGCTGCGGGATATAAGTCCATCTTGCTCCAGCTCCCGCAATTGTTGGGTGAGCATGTGTTTACTGATATCAGGCATACACTTTTTGAGCAGCCCGAAACGGTTCATCTCTGTACCAACAAGATGAAGTATCAGCGGCTTCCATTTGCCACCGATAATTTTCAGCGTTCTGGCTACCGGACAGATGGCCGGGTTGTAGGTAGGCGTAGTATGAAAAATATTTTCGTTTTCCATGATGATGTAATGATTTCATTGTCAGTAATGGTCTGGTTTTCCTGACCTGGTATGGCTTTGCTGACTACTTGTTTTACCGGCAATGTAAGTATAACCTTGCAGAAAATTATGGAAAATGATACCTGAAAATGTATTGAAAAAAATTACCTGGCTGGCTGTGTTGATGCTGATACTCACGGCTGTGCATCATGCATATGGTGCTGTGATTTATCATACACACTGGCGCCTGCATATGGTGTTTGTAGGCATTCCCGTGGCATTGCTGATAGGATGGCAATACCGGCTGCTGCAACGAAAGAAGTGGTATTGGTTGCGGTACACGTATCTGCTCCTGGTATGGCTGATCCCGGTGTTATTAGTGGGGCTGTATGAAGGGGTGTATAATCATCTGCTGAAAGATATCCTGTATTATGCAGGACTTTCTCCTGAAACCTTCGACAGCATGTTTCCACCGCCTGCCTACGAAAAACCCAATGACCTGATTTTTGAGATCACAGGAGTATTACAGGGCCTGCTGTATTTTCCTTTACAGCGACCATTATTATCGCTGTTATTCAAACGATAATAAAAAAGACCTGTTGAGATCTCAACAGGTCTTTTTTTATCAGTATCAAAAAAATCAGTTGCCACTATAATCCTTTGCCAGCTCTACATAACCTTTTTCGGTTTTAAAGTCATAGCTGTTGTTGGCAAGTTTACTCAACACTGCCGGAGAATCCTTAAAGTATTCTTTCATCATTTCATCTCTTTTCTTCTCCCAGTCTCTTCCCTGGTTGGCTACTTCGGTTTCACCAGGACGGATAAACAGAATCATATTCGTAGGTTCGTCACCGTAGTTTTCCTTCAGGATTTTG is part of the Chitinophaga flava genome and encodes:
- a CDS encoding TlpA family protein disulfide reductase gives rise to the protein MTTLLRAIACLLLVCSLQRFTTVRHFRVTVTVPPGTDFKQLIISYHNGTETVKVKPRPEDKVIMLEGSYNARYATINIFYEQPGLDTMPGGRFWVTEQPAAIHFDNGWQHPVLTNAKNIDNEGGNNYKKWMAPVIREKDAYWEAHSEAIMDINSPERKVFFEKKRAVEDKQLAFVKQYRSTYYALWLFREELMIMGSVVPYGYQGTTVPQLRAFLQANFPEKPEDAFERATILKWLAAREVRTGAMAKDFTTLDIYGNKVTLKDCRGKYVLLNFWASWCKPCVAELPAIKKIHSSYSADHLVVIGISEDKDSSAFLKAVDRYGISWTKIFNKPDISREYAIPGLPCLFLIDPDGKIIYDRDEETPAQTDSLILLQQTLQKLAADQWKQKSL
- a CDS encoding winged helix-turn-helix transcriptional regulator; amino-acid sequence: MENENIFHTTPTYNPAICPVARTLKIIGGKWKPLILHLVGTEMNRFGLLKKCMPDISKHMLTQQLRELEQDGLISRSVYAEMPPRVEYALTPKGDSMLSITAAILEWGKANL